One part of the Phaenicophaeus curvirostris isolate KB17595 chromosome 2, BPBGC_Pcur_1.0, whole genome shotgun sequence genome encodes these proteins:
- the TMEM214 gene encoding transmembrane protein 214, with protein sequence MAAAAPAGGSSSSSSGGGSSGRWEVVRKGRRPPGGSGARRALGEANGGRALPAAGPIATSDTLFALGFERPHRKQNKEQVPPAAVPEPPHRKQHAGKSGKKPSATDTGAKPGKCRSLEEALKALDLADLQKELNKSRSVFPENPSVWVKDLASYLNYKLQAPRSDPTLSQHPHDYPYCLVSKELRNIIRALLGKASGVLELFFDHCVYTMLQELDKAPGESLHGYRICIQALLLEKPKIATTNLGKYLEVLRSQQNRPAKCLTVLWALGQAGTADLHEGLKVWLGVMLPVLGIKSLSPYAVAYLDRLLMMHPNLTKGFGMIGPKDFFPLLDFAFMPNNSLPPSLQEQLRRLYPRLKVLAFGAKPETALHTYFPSFLSRATPSCPPAMKKELLTSLSQCLSLDPLSFSVWRQLYTKHLSQSSLLLNHLLESWDSTSKKVRQSLQETVHSFKVTNEELATRGSGSTQDVATCDAACKELLRKMRGRGFPWLRLLLVLLVFAAGFLLHDVRTHGSFQASSSARLLYSSGILPALQQAWQRVSFCCLEGYRWLERSLPASGSQAMSVLQPGLELLWAKGGEVAVSVSQLCSSLLSWLHSSLPGVAEWLQSRLPEILLHFTECVRELLLFLVRSCLLPLLEYMAAALEQGWKHWLESCNGESSWSCVREHLANVTYSTWIYVENTTVSVTNWALAVISGH encoded by the exons atggcggcggcggccccggccggcggcagcagcagcagcagcagcggagGCGGCAGCAGCGGGCGCTGGGAGGTGGTGCGTAAGGGCCGGCGCCCCCCGGGAGGCTCCGGTGCCCGGCGGGCTCTGGGAGAGGCCAACGGCGGGCGGGCGCTGCCCGCGGCCG GTCCCATCGCCACCTCGGACACCCTCTTTGCGTTGGGCTTCGAGCGGCCGCATCGTAAGCAGAACAAGGAGCAGGTGCCGCCTGCGGCCGTGCCGGAGCCGCCGCATCGGAAGCAGCATGCGGGGAAGAGCGGGAAGAAGCCATCAGCGACTGACACCGGGGCCAAGCCGGGGAAGTGCCGCTCGCTAGAGGAAGCCCTGAAAGCC CTCGATTTGGCAGATCTGCAGAAGGAGCTCAACAAAAGCCGGAGTGTATTCCCGGAGAACCCCTCGGTCTGGGTGAAGGACCTGGCCAGCTACCTCAACTACAAGCTGCAGGCGCCTCGGAGTGACCCAACGCTCAGCCAGCATCCCCATG ACTATCCGTACTGCCTGGTGAGCAAGGAGCTGCGGAACATCATCAGGGCCCTGCTGGGAAAGGCATCTGGTGTGCTGGAGCTCTTCTTCGACCACTGTGTCTACACCATGTTGCAGGAGCTGGACAAAGCCCCAG GGGAGTCCCTGCATGGATACCGGATCTGTATCCAGGCGCTGCTCCTGGAGAAGCCCAAGATTGCCACCACGAACCTGGGCAAG TACCTGGAGGTGCTGCGCTCCCAGCAGAACCGGCCGGCGAAATGCCTCACTGTGCTCTGGGCGCTGGGACAGGCCGGCACCGCGGATCTCCACGAGGGCCTGAAAG TCTGGCTTGGCGTCATGCTCCCGGTGCTCGGCATCAAGTCGCTCTCCCCGTACGCCGTGGCCTACCTGGACCGGCTGCTGAT GATGCACCCCAACCTAACCAAAGGCTTCGGAATGATTGGCCCTAAGGATTTCTTCCCCCTGCTGGACTTCGCCTTCATGCCCAACAACTCGCTGCCCCCGAG cctgcaggagcagctccGGCGACTCTACCCACGCCTGAAGGTGCTGGCGTTCGGTGCGAAGCCGGAGACGGCGCTGCACACCtacttcccctccttcctctctcgCGCCACACCGAGCTGTCCTCCCGCCATGAAGAAAGAG ctcctgacCTCCCTGAGCCAGTGCCTGAGCCTGGACCCGCTGAGCTTCAGCGTCTGGAGGCAGCTCTACACCAAGCACCTCTCCCAGTCCAG tttGCTCCTGAACCATCTGCTAGAGTCCTGGGACAGCACTAGCAAGAAG GTTCGTCAGTCACTGCAGGAAACCGTGCACTCGTTTAAAGTAACGAACGAGGAGCTGGCAACGAGAGGGTCTGGCAGTACCCAGGACGTGGCCACCTGTGACGCTGCCTGCAAG GAGCTGCTGCGCAAGATGAGGGGCCGAGGCTTCCCTTGGCTGCGGCTCCTGCTCGTCCTCCTGGTCTTTGCCGCCGGTTTCCTCCTGCACGATGTCCGGACACATGGCTCTTTTCAGG cctcctcctccgCTCGCCTGCTCTATTCCTCTGGCATCCTGCCGGCCTTGCAGCAAGCCTGGCAGCGCGTCTCCTTCTGCTGCCTCGAGGGATACAG GTGGCTGGAACGGAGCCTCCCGGCCTCCGGCTCCCAGGCGATGTCCGTcctgcagccagggctggagctgctctgggcGAAGGGTGGCGAGGTGGCCGTGTCCgtgtcccagctctgttcctcgCTGCTCTCCTGGCTCCACAGCAGCCTGCCCGGCGTCGCTGAGTGG CTCCAGTCCCGGCTCCCAGAAATCCTGCTGCACTTTACCGAGTGTGTCCGGGAGTTGCTGCTCTTCCTAGTGCGGAGCTGCCTGCTGCCGCTGCTGGAGTACATGGCTGCAGCCCTGGAGCAGGGTTGGAAGCACTGGCTGGAATCCTGCAA CGGAGAATCATcttggagctgtgtgagggaGCACCTGGCAAACGTCACCTATTCCACCTGGATCTATGTGGAAAACACAACCGTATCCGTCACAAACTGGGCTTTGGCTGTGATTTCGGGACACTGA